One Pagrus major chromosome 15, Pma_NU_1.0 DNA window includes the following coding sequences:
- the dnph1 gene encoding 5-hydroxymethyl-dUMP N-hydrolase, with the protein MKVYFCGSIRGGRDDVLVYRKIVNKLQSYGSVLTEHVSSSELSERGEDAAAAGDRAIHDRDVDWLRQSDVVVAEVTQPSLGVGYELGRAVDMKKKIFCLFRPSSGRRLSAMIRGADDGELFVVRDYSEDEVENVLEEFFSNLKRT; encoded by the exons aTGAAGGTGTACTTCTGCGGGTCGATCCGCGGGGGCAGAGATGACGTCCTCGTGTACCGGAAGATCGTAAACAAGCTGCAGAGCTACGGGAGCGTGTTGACCGAGCACGTGAGCAGCAGCGAGCTGAGCGAGAGAG GAGAGGACGCCGCAGCAGCAGGAGACCGAGCCATCCATGACCGAGACGTGGACTGGCTGAGGCAGTCTGACG tggtCGTTGCCGAGGTGACGCAGCCGTCTCTGGGCGTCGGCTACGAGCTCGGCCGAGCCGTcgacatgaagaagaagatctTCTGTCTGTTCAGACCGTCGTCAGGACGAC GTCTCTCTGCGATGATTCGAGGAGCCGATGACGGCGAGCTGTTCGTGGTCAGAGACTACAGCGAGGACGAGGTGGAGAACGTTCTGGAAGAGTTCTTCAGCAACCTCAAGAGAACCTGA